TCTTCTCCGCTGCCTCCTTTCTCCTGCTCTCTTTCTTCTCGCAGCTGACCAGTCAGTTGGGCAAATAACGCCGCCTGCTTCGCAAGGACTGTCCGCTCATCGAAGTGCTCAAGCGCGATGCTGCGGCTATTCTGTCCGAATGCTTCTCTGAGTCTCGAATCCACTACGAGCTTTTTTAAGGCTGCATACAAGGGACTTACTTGTTTTGGTTCTACTAAAAATCCGTTCACACCGTCCCTGACTTCTTCCCGACATCCACGGATATTCGTAGCGACGATCGGTTTTGCCATCGCCATCGCCTCAATGATGGATCGAGGCAGCCCTTCGCGATGAGAGGGAAGAACAAAAATATCGCTTGTGGCCATCAGCTCCGGGATGTCTGTGCGGAACCCAGCCAAAATGATTTGCGGATGCTGTCGACAAAGCTCCACGAAGTTTTGCCCCCGCTGATCGCGTTCACTGGAAGATACGTCCCCCACCAACAAGAGGCGCAGACGCGGAAATTCGCCCGCCAGCTTGCGAAAGGCTTCCAACAGCTCAAAAATCCCTTTTTCCGAGACCATACGTCCCACATAGGTAATCACCACATGATCATCCTGCAGCCCGAGTGAGGACTTGATAGACTGGACCTTTTCTCTCGTAACGTGTCGTGGTTGAAAGCGTTCTGTGAGATCAACACCGTTGCCAATGTGCAGAATCCGCTCCGTCTTGGAGGAGAAGCCATCCTGCACGCTCAACTCGTAATCCTCTCGACTCTGAAGCAAAAGATAGTCGGTCATATGCCTGGCAAACCATTTTTCTAGCGTGTAGTACATCTGATACGTACTTTTGCTCATTCCCTCATGAAAGAAGTAGCCATGCGCTGTGTAAATGACATGCGACACTCCTGCCAGCCTTGCTGCCACACGCCCGAGAACAGCGGCAATTGGCGTATGGACATGCACGACATCATATTTCTCCCGTTTCATCAGCCGATACAAGGCTCCAATTGTGCCCAAATTGGAAATCGGGTCGATCTTTCGCTTAATGGGGATACTTCGAAGCGTCAATCCCTTTGCTGTTAGCACATCAAAGCGTCCTGTATCCGAACACGCAGTATGCACCTCATAGCCTTCATCCATCAGCTTTTCAATCAGGGGATACAGCAAGCTTTCTACAGAGCGGTCAATTGCGCATACTTGCAAGATTTTTTTCAAGCAGATCACCGCCATTTTTGATCTGACGCGTATTGATTTCGGCTGTCACGAAATACAGCGCGAGCAAGATCCAGAAAAACGTTTCGCGAATTCCGTTATGCGTGAGTCCATACAAAACTTGGAAGACAAGCGGATACCAAGCAACCAATCGATGCCCACGGACCGCCCCATAAATCATGAGAATAAACAACACCGTGCCTATTACGCCGTAGGAAAAGAACAGATTGGCTAAGGTAGAATGCAGCTCCAACGAAATGCTGCTGTTAAATCGCTCGTACATCCCTTCCCCTGCTCCGAACAAAATGTACTGCGGATGGTTGGCAATCCGGTCATACCCCCGCGCTGCCAAATTGTCATCCGAATCTTCGCCGAGTGTTACCATTCGTTCTTCGATTTGTGTGTAAATAGATGCGTCGCTCAGCACGTTTTCGTTGGTGTACAAATAGATGAAGAAGACAGTGAAGGACGAGACGAGCACGCAAAGCAGATTTATCCAAAACAAGCCCGTTCGTTCTTTGATGGAGAGGAGCAAAAAAACGAGGTACATCCCTACGGCACTAATGATCGCTGCTTTCGACAGGGACGCTGCAATGATGCTAAACGCCGTGCCTATCGAAATAAAGAGAGGAATGGTCTTTACAGACACGAAGCGAGCACACAGTAGGCATATTCCCATGCACAAGAGCCCAAAATAGCCGAGCTGGTTCGGATTGTTAAAGAACAACGATTGCCTGAACTCTCCGCTATCCGGTGACAAACCTGACACGAGAAGGAATGCCTGAACGAGCAAGGAAGTGGATGTAGCCAGGAAGATCCATTTGACGTACTCTTGCGGATTGCGCCTGAACAAAATAATCAGGGCAAACATCACGGCTCCGTTGTACATGTACCACTTGGTCGAGCTGAATACATCCATTTCCCCGCCCAGTGCAATCGCCCATATGCCATTCACCATCATAATGTCGTACAAAAACAGAAGGGTAAGGAAGAGAAACAATCCGAGTCTGCGATTGACCCGCCCCAGGCGAAACAAGAAGCTGTAGGCGATCAAAATCAGCATAAGAAAATCGGCGATTTGCGGATTGCCACTTGGGAAGAAGTAGAAGGGCTTAAGCACCACATATAGCAAAAGAAGGATCTTGTCCGGGGAGAGCTTTTCCTTGATCATCATTTACCTGTGTGCCAGATGGTTAGTGAATTCCAGGATTCGCCGATAATCCTCCCACGTATCAACCTCTGCCCAAAACAATCCCGGTGGTATTTGTGCGACATACACATTCTTTTCGCCCAAAAAAGAATAGAGGACATTTTCCCACCATAAATCATACTGCTTCTCCTGAATCAACCTTTGCAATCGACGCAAAAATATCGGCAGAAAGCTCTCTTGAAGTTTGGCAATTCCAACGTATTCGCCAGTTGTCTCTTCCAGAGAGAGTCCCTTTCCGTGGCGAAGCAGCAGTCCGTTTTCATAACCAAATTTATAATCTCCCTCATAGCGACGGACTGGATCAGCAAACATGACGGGACATGTGGTCTCTTGCAACACGACTTCCAGCACCTTTGATTCAAAGTAAACGTCGGCGTTCAATAGCAAGCAATCGCTCCCTTGCAAAAAATCGCGGGCGAACCAGAGGGACACGATACTATTTGTCCGATCATAAAAAGGATTGTGGTAAAAACGGATAGGTTCATCTCTGAGCTGCTTGATAATCACGTTGGCTTGATAGCCCACCACCATCGCGATCTCTTCAATTCCGTTGCGCTTAAGCTCCGTTATCGTATTTTCAATGAGCGTTTGGTTCCCGATATCCACGGTACACTTGGGAATACCGTCAATTTGCTCGTTGATTCGTGACCCGAGACCTGCCGCCATGAGCAGTGCCTTCATCCGACTCCCCTCCTTCTCTCAGAGATGGCATGACGTATTTGATGTTCAGCTTCAGCTTGTACATCGATCTGGCCAGTCCGACGAACAGGTGGTAGAAGGTCCATAGGAGCAAAAATAGCATCTGCCCGCTGATTGCCCACAGAAACGCGGTAACGAACACGCCCAACTGATAGCCCGTTTGGGTAAGAAAAAGGAAGACAAAAGCATCGATCCATTTGCTGCGCTTTCTCATAGAGACTGTTTCGTGAGAGATTTTCCCTTGGCTAAAGACGAGATCGGAACCATTGGTCGCCAAAATCTCGGCAAAAATCGAGAGCAAAATCAAATAGAGTAGCCACGGATCAAACATCGCGTGATGATCCGTGATTCCGTAAATCACACCGAATGACACTAGGTAGAGTGCATAGTTGAGCCCGATGTCCAGCCATTCTCCTCCCTTGCTCTTCTGATTACGCATGCGGGCTACTTCCCCGTCGACGCAATCCGCCAAGTAGCACAATTGACAGAAGAAGCAGCCGAGTAGAAAGGATGCTGCCGTTCCGTACATAAATGCCGCAGCGCTAAGGAGTCCGGCGACAATCCCTCCCATTGTAATCGCGTTGGGTGATATTTGTGTTTTTCGGGTCAGCAATAAGCTCACATAGATGGAGATGCGACGAATGAAGTAGTACGACCAAAATTCTTCCCTGCTCCACGGCTTCTGCACCTGCACACGGCAATGGCGTGTCTCTTCACTATCCCAAAACATAGACGGATACAGCTCATCCTTCACGGTAAGCCACCTTCTTCATGACCTCGTCTCCTGGAGCGAGACGGAATATTTTTCGGACAAAAACGGGATGTACCATGTGCGAAAGCCAAAATATTTGGATGCCCAATACGAAGCACAAAGATCTCGACAGATCAGGCTGATTGAAGTTGCAATGGCCGCCCCGATAATTCCATACAGCGGAATGAGACAAGCGTTTCCGATTATGTTTAGTGCAGCTGAACAAACAAGAATATTGCGGGCCGTTTTTTGATGCCCGGTCATTGTCAATAAAGGGATAACACTGCCTGTGCAAAAATTGACAAACTGCCCCATGCACAAAATCACAAGGACGAGACTCTCACTCGCAAACTCTTCGCCAAAGAAAGTGAGCAACGGAACGGCGAATATCGCCACCAGCAGATTGAGAGGAGCAGAGGTGAAGAAAATGAGCCGATTGGCAAACGCAATCATCTTTTTCAAGCCATCTATATCATTACGTGCGTACAGCTCAGAAAACTTGGGAGAGAGGATCGTATTGATGGAAATCAGCGCAAAGCCCGTCACCATTGCCAGACGAATGACCACACTGTATACTCCGACAGTTTTGGCATCCGTAAAAATACCCAGCATGATCATATCTGTCCACGTCATGATCAATTCCATCGACGCACTCAGATACATCGGGAGTGCCACTGCAATAATTTCCCTCAACCCAACACCAGGCTCTCCCCCAGTCGGCTGTACACTGTTACGGAATCCTCGGCTTGTCACATACCACTGCCCCATCCCATAGACAGCATTCAAGAAAACAGCAGCTGCGAGCAGTTGAATCAAGAGCATCGTACTGGGTTCGAAAAAAGGAATGGCGATAAAGAGAAACGCCAAGTGCAGAAAACGCATACCGACAATATCGACAGTGATCGAGATGACAACCCGATGTAGCGCCCGAAATGCAGATGCATACAGCCTTGCGAGCGACACAAACGGAAGCATCCACGCGACGACTCGCAGTGCCTCTGCTGGCAGCTCCCCTGCAAACACGTAGGCAGACATCTGCTCTGAGAACACATACAAAAGTACCCCAAGCACAATCGAAATCAACGTCGCCCACAGCACTACTTTGTTGAATACTTCAGAAATCTGATAAAGCGAGCCTTTCGCACGAAACTCCGAGAGAAAGCGGATGATGGCTGTATCCGTCCCCAAAACGGCCAGCACCATTCCGATGTTCATCAGGGTGAGCGTCAGCGAATAGATGCCCAGGCTCTCGGCTCCATACTCTCTGGCAATGTAGAACTGCAAGAGATAGAGCAGTACGAAGCCAAGGAGCCGAAACAAAAACGTGAAGGCCGAGCCGCGAATCACTTCGTGAACATCGCGATCTTTATTGAGACGGCCCCATTGTCGTTGCCAAGCTAATTTGAGGGCATGCATGCCTACAAACGCCCCGCTTTCTGCTATGCGTTGTACCCATATCCGTAGTAGCCTTCTCTCTTCCCTACCTTTTTGTTGTTGAGAACAACACCAAGCAGATTGGCTCCTGCTGCTTTTAATTGCTCTACCGCCTTGACAGCAGAATCCCGCTTCGTCTTGCTAGCATCCACCACCATGACACAGCCGTCCATTTCCCTCGCCAGCACCATTGCGTCGCTTACGATTAATGGCGGGCTATCGACAATGACAAAATCATAGCTGTGGCGCAGATAGTCCATCAATTCCAAGAGCCGTGGCGTCCCGAGCATTTCCGCTGGATTATGCGGGATTGGCCCTGCCGTAATGATCGACAGCTCTGACACCCCAGACGGTTGGATGATATCGGGAATCTGGCACATATCCGAAAAGTAAGAACTGATCCCATACAGATTGGGCATATCAAAAGTGAAATGTACCCGCGGATTGCGCAAGTCAAAATCAAGCAGCACCGTTTTCTTGTGATCCTTTGCCATCATCAAGGACAGGTTGGCAGCGGTGATCGTTTTTCCCTCAGAAGCCCCTGGACTGGTGACTAAAATCGTTTGCATCAGCTTGTCGCCCATGGAAAACTGAATGTTTAAGCGAAGGGTACGGTAGCCCTCTACCAGCGGAGACAGCGGCTCCCAATGGGCGATCAGCTTTTGGTAACGATCATCAGGCTTCTGCCTTCTCATACTCATTCCTCACTTCCTCCACCTTGGGCTGGCGAAATGCCTTCCGCGTTTTTTTATCAATCACCGCAATGGTTGCCAGTACAGGTAAGCCTAAATACTCCTCCACTTCTTTTTCCGATTGAAGTCGGGTATCCATCTGCACGAGTAAGAAGACGACGACCATAGACGTTGCCAACCCGAGGACAAAAGCGATTACCGAATTGAGGATCGGCTTTGGACTCACGGGAATGGCCGCCGGATTGTTTCGGGCTTCCGCCAAAATATGCACGTTGTTCATGCTGAGCATTTTGACGACTTCTTCCTGAAAGGTTTTCGCGATTGTATTGGCGATGAGCACAGCTCTGCCCTGATCCGGGTCTTCTACCGTAATGGAAATGACCTGCGAGTCCTTGACTGGCTCTACCTTTGTTTGAAGCAGCAGCTCCTCCATCGTAGAACCCGCCCCGATCACTTCGAGCACACGCTCCATCACCCGCGGACTTTCAATAATGACGCGATAGGTCTCAATCAATTTCAGATTGGAATCAATTTCTGCGACGGATAGCATGCTCTCTACGGTTGAATCCAGCGAGCGATTCACTAATATTTCCGTCTTCGCCTGATAAATCGGTGTCAGCAAATAGAAGCTCACGAGCGCTGTTCCGATAGTGCATAAAGAGGTAATCAAAAGGATCAGCTTCCATCGCTTCAACAACATCAGGAGTATTTCACGAAGATTAAGCTCCTCATTCATCCTGCTTCCCCCTTTGCCCCGCTATGCTGTCACTTCCTTCTTTTGGCAGTTGTACGGGAGGTTCGATTTGTTTTTGAAAAGTTGAAAGACTCTCGGTCAACCTCTCGCGCTCTTGCGGGCTGACAACATAGTAGTAGATTCCATTGATCATTTGACCCTTTCCTTCCAAACGAATCGTCTCAACGGAGGTAACTGCCGTACTGTAGCTTAGGGCAAGCTGTTTCATCACATCAAACGTCATGTTCGTTTTCACGTATTTCCCCATCGTCGTAAGGACATCATTCAATCGAGTAGGCGATGCAAGGGTTACCCCTTTGTCCAGCAATGCCTTGATGATTTCCTGCTGTCTTTCGTTGCGCCCGAGGTCGCCTCTCGGATCTTCGTAGCGCATCCGAGCATAGACCAAGGCTTGCTTCCCGTCTAGCTGGATGGGACCGACCGGAAAGGTGTAATCGGCATAAGTAAAGGCAAGCTTGTTGTTGACTTCTACTCCGCCCAGCGCATCGATCACACCTGCGAACCCTTCCATATTCGCGGTCACCACGTAATCAACGGGTAATTGGAGAAACTGCTCGACGGTGTCTACTGCCTGCTGCACGCCGCCGAATGCATAGGCGTGATTGATCTTATCCTGGGTACCTTTGTGAGCGATAACGGTTCGTGTATCACGCGGTATACTGATGAGCAACGCAGATTTCGTTTTCGGGTTGACGGAGAGTACGAGGATGACATCTGAGCGCCCCTTGTCATTCTCTCGTTCATCAACGCCAAGAAGCAGTAGAGTGATCGGTTCTTTGGGCAAGATAGCGGAGTTCTCCACTTCAGCCGCAGGCGGTGTAGCTCCTTCTGGGGGATTCATGGTCGACGTTTGTCTCACAGATGCTGGTTCAGTCGCTACAGGTATCTCGACAGATTTCTGCGTTCGAACAGGGAGGTACATTTTGCTGGCCGTTTCTTTTAACGAAAGATAGACATACACACCATAACCACTCAGGCTGATGAGACAAATCAATCCTCCCCATGCTAGCAGCCGCTTCCACTTGATCGTGGCGATCTTTTCCTTCCATTTGCTGACGCTCATCCGATCGCCACTGGATAAGGGACTGGCGTAGACTCTTCCTTCACGTAAGAAGTGGATTGATAGCCTGGCACGATCCCTTGCAAAATCTCGATGATGGATTGTTTATCCTCCATCGTCGCTCCCTTGTCTGCAATTTGCTCCAACCGGGCGATCCCTGCCAAGAGCTCATTCCAGGAAAAATCGAGCGGCTTCCCAATGAAGATGCGATTATGGCAAGTAGACGACAAGCCTTCTTCCGCCGTCAAAATTTCTTCGTACAGCTTCTCACCCGAACGAATTCCCGTGAATACGATCGAAATATCCTTCCCGGGCTCCAAGCCTGCCAAGCGAATCAGGTCGAGGGCCATATCGACAATCTTGACCGGTTTCCCCATATCGAGAATGAATATTTCCCCTCCCTGAGCGAGTGCTCCCGCCTGGATAACAAGCTGGGCAGCCTCAGGAATGGTCATAAAGAATCTCTCCATATCTGGATGCGTAATGGTAATCGGTCCACCTGCCCGTATTTGATTGAGAAAAACGGGAACGACGCTCCCCCTGCTCCCCAGGACATTTCCAAAGCGAACAGCCGCAAACCGGGTAAGTCCGAAATGGTTATAACCCTGGATCAGTAGCTCAGCGATCCTTTTCGTGGCTCCCATCACACTGGTTGGATTCACTGCCTTGTCCGTCGAGATAAGGATGAAATGAGAGACGCTGGTTTCCAGCGCGCATTCCGCCACGTTTTTCGTACCCAGAATGTTATTTTTTAATGCCTCACACGGGTTGTTCTCCATTAACGGCACATGCTTGTGGGCTGCCGCATGAAAAACAACGGCGGGACAATATTCATGCATAATCGAAGAAATTCTTTGTCTGTCACGAATATCTGCAATCAAGCTGACTGTCTCCTGCTCAGGAAACAAACGCGAGAGCTCCAGGCCCATTTCAAAAATACCGTTCTCTTCGTTCCCCAAGAGAAGAAGTTTCCTTGGGCCAAATCTAGCTATTTGTCTGCAAAGCTCAGACCCAATCGAGCCGCCCGCTCCTGTCACAAGTACGACTTGCTGCCGCAAGTACCCCGTAATCTCTTCCAGATTGACTTGAACAGGCTCTCTTCCCAATAAATCCTCCAACGCTACATCCCGAATCATGTTCATCGTGATTTTTCCGCTGATGATATCTGCTACATGCGGCAAAATTTTGACGCTTGCTCTCGTCGTTTTGCAAATATCGAAGATCTCCTTAATCGTCTGTCGAGAAGCAGATGGCATGGCAATCACGATGTCTGAGATGGAAAGTCGTTGAACGACACGGACAACGTCAGCCCGATTCCCTACAACGGGCAGGCCGTACACACGCAGATTTTGTTTACTGGGCTCATCGTCGATAAAAGCCACTGGACGCAGCTCCGACAAAGGCGAGGTTTTCATCTCTCTGGCTACGAGCACTCCTGCACTACCTGCCCCGATAATTAATGTGCGCCTGCGATCCTGCGTTCTTTTCTCCCGCTCTTCATACCACCACTTCCATACAAACCGAGAGCCTGTGATCCCAAGCAAAACAAAGGCTAGTGTCATGAGAAAGAGTGAGGTGGGAAATCGGACGGACCAACCAAGCAGGTACGTCATTTTTAGTACCAGATAGAGAGCCAAAACAGAAAAGCTCGTGGCAAAAATGATCGAGACCAGTTCGCGAACACTGACATAGCGAAAAACAGGTCGATAGAGCTGAGCAAAGTGCATGCC
The window above is part of the Brevibacillus brevis NBRC 100599 genome. Proteins encoded here:
- a CDS encoding CDP-alcohol phosphatidyltransferase family protein, translated to MKDELYPSMFWDSEETRHCRVQVQKPWSREEFWSYYFIRRISIYVSLLLTRKTQISPNAITMGGIVAGLLSAAAFMYGTAASFLLGCFFCQLCYLADCVDGEVARMRNQKSKGGEWLDIGLNYALYLVSFGVIYGITDHHAMFDPWLLYLILLSIFAEILATNGSDLVFSQGKISHETVSMRKRSKWIDAFVFLFLTQTGYQLGVFVTAFLWAISGQMLFLLLWTFYHLFVGLARSMYKLKLNIKYVMPSLREGGESDEGTAHGGRSRVTNQRAN
- a CDS encoding polysaccharide biosynthesis protein; the encoded protein is MSYRKRRFWLSLSDAGIISLAVWLACLVRFDFSFTEISDYQPMYLMIGHVLFVVTGMHFAQLYRPVFRYVSVRELVSIIFATSFSVLALYLVLKMTYLLGWSVRFPTSLFLMTLAFVLLGITGSRFVWKWWYEEREKRTQDRRRTLIIGAGSAGVLVAREMKTSPLSELRPVAFIDDEPSKQNLRVYGLPVVGNRADVVRVVQRLSISDIVIAMPSASRQTIKEIFDICKTTRASVKILPHVADIISGKITMNMIRDVALEDLLGREPVQVNLEEITGYLRQQVVLVTGAGGSIGSELCRQIARFGPRKLLLLGNEENGIFEMGLELSRLFPEQETVSLIADIRDRQRISSIMHEYCPAVVFHAAAHKHVPLMENNPCEALKNNILGTKNVAECALETSVSHFILISTDKAVNPTSVMGATKRIAELLIQGYNHFGLTRFAAVRFGNVLGSRGSVVPVFLNQIRAGGPITITHPDMERFFMTIPEAAQLVIQAGALAQGGEIFILDMGKPVKIVDMALDLIRLAGLEPGKDISIVFTGIRSGEKLYEEILTAEEGLSSTCHNRIFIGKPLDFSWNELLAGIARLEQIADKGATMEDKQSIIEILQGIVPGYQSTSYVKEESTPVPYPVAIG
- a CDS encoding flippase translates to MHALKLAWQRQWGRLNKDRDVHEVIRGSAFTFLFRLLGFVLLYLLQFYIAREYGAESLGIYSLTLTLMNIGMVLAVLGTDTAIIRFLSEFRAKGSLYQISEVFNKVVLWATLISIVLGVLLYVFSEQMSAYVFAGELPAEALRVVAWMLPFVSLARLYASAFRALHRVVISITVDIVGMRFLHLAFLFIAIPFFEPSTMLLIQLLAAAVFLNAVYGMGQWYVTSRGFRNSVQPTGGEPGVGLREIIAVALPMYLSASMELIMTWTDMIMLGIFTDAKTVGVYSVVIRLAMVTGFALISINTILSPKFSELYARNDIDGLKKMIAFANRLIFFTSAPLNLLVAIFAVPLLTFFGEEFASESLVLVILCMGQFVNFCTGSVIPLLTMTGHQKTARNILVCSAALNIIGNACLIPLYGIIGAAIATSISLICRDLCASYWASKYFGFRTWYIPFLSEKYSVSLQETRS
- a CDS encoding NTP transferase domain-containing protein encodes the protein MKALLMAAGLGSRINEQIDGIPKCTVDIGNQTLIENTITELKRNGIEEIAMVVGYQANVIIKQLRDEPIRFYHNPFYDRTNSIVSLWFARDFLQGSDCLLLNADVYFESKVLEVVLQETTCPVMFADPVRRYEGDYKFGYENGLLLRHGKGLSLEETTGEYVGIAKLQESFLPIFLRRLQRLIQEKQYDLWWENVLYSFLGEKNVYVAQIPPGLFWAEVDTWEDYRRILEFTNHLAHR
- a CDS encoding CpsD/CapB family tyrosine-protein kinase, giving the protein MSMRRQKPDDRYQKLIAHWEPLSPLVEGYRTLRLNIQFSMGDKLMQTILVTSPGASEGKTITAANLSLMMAKDHKKTVLLDFDLRNPRVHFTFDMPNLYGISSYFSDMCQIPDIIQPSGVSELSIITAGPIPHNPAEMLGTPRLLELMDYLRHSYDFVIVDSPPLIVSDAMVLAREMDGCVMVVDASKTKRDSAVKAVEQLKAAGANLLGVVLNNKKVGKREGYYGYGYNA
- a CDS encoding LCP family protein, whose translation is MSVSKWKEKIATIKWKRLLAWGGLICLISLSGYGVYVYLSLKETASKMYLPVRTQKSVEIPVATEPASVRQTSTMNPPEGATPPAAEVENSAILPKEPITLLLLGVDERENDKGRSDVILVLSVNPKTKSALLISIPRDTRTVIAHKGTQDKINHAYAFGGVQQAVDTVEQFLQLPVDYVVTANMEGFAGVIDALGGVEVNNKLAFTYADYTFPVGPIQLDGKQALVYARMRYEDPRGDLGRNERQQEIIKALLDKGVTLASPTRLNDVLTTMGKYVKTNMTFDVMKQLALSYSTAVTSVETIRLEGKGQMINGIYYYVVSPQERERLTESLSTFQKQIEPPVQLPKEGSDSIAGQRGKQDE
- a CDS encoding glycosyltransferase family 4 protein; translated protein: MICLKKILQVCAIDRSVESLLYPLIEKLMDEGYEVHTACSDTGRFDVLTAKGLTLRSIPIKRKIDPISNLGTIGALYRLMKREKYDVVHVHTPIAAVLGRVAARLAGVSHVIYTAHGYFFHEGMSKSTYQMYYTLEKWFARHMTDYLLLQSREDYELSVQDGFSSKTERILHIGNGVDLTERFQPRHVTREKVQSIKSSLGLQDDHVVITYVGRMVSEKGIFELLEAFRKLAGEFPRLRLLLVGDVSSSERDQRGQNFVELCRQHPQIILAGFRTDIPELMATSDIFVLPSHREGLPRSIIEAMAMAKPIVATNIRGCREEVRDGVNGFLVEPKQVSPLYAALKKLVVDSRLREAFGQNSRSIALEHFDERTVLAKQAALFAQLTGQLREEREQEKGGSGEDWTRREHSSFP
- a CDS encoding YveK family protein yields the protein MNEELNLREILLMLLKRWKLILLITSLCTIGTALVSFYLLTPIYQAKTEILVNRSLDSTVESMLSVAEIDSNLKLIETYRVIIESPRVMERVLEVIGAGSTMEELLLQTKVEPVKDSQVISITVEDPDQGRAVLIANTIAKTFQEEVVKMLSMNNVHILAEARNNPAAIPVSPKPILNSVIAFVLGLATSMVVVFLLVQMDTRLQSEKEVEEYLGLPVLATIAVIDKKTRKAFRQPKVEEVRNEYEKAEA
- a CDS encoding O-antigen ligase family protein; amino-acid sequence: MMIKEKLSPDKILLLLYVVLKPFYFFPSGNPQIADFLMLILIAYSFLFRLGRVNRRLGLFLFLTLLFLYDIMMVNGIWAIALGGEMDVFSSTKWYMYNGAVMFALIILFRRNPQEYVKWIFLATSTSLLVQAFLLVSGLSPDSGEFRQSLFFNNPNQLGYFGLLCMGICLLCARFVSVKTIPLFISIGTAFSIIAASLSKAAIISAVGMYLVFLLLSIKERTGLFWINLLCVLVSSFTVFFIYLYTNENVLSDASIYTQIEERMVTLGEDSDDNLAARGYDRIANHPQYILFGAGEGMYERFNSSISLELHSTLANLFFSYGVIGTVLFILMIYGAVRGHRLVAWYPLVFQVLYGLTHNGIRETFFWILLALYFVTAEINTRQIKNGGDLLEKNLASMRN